One Gloeothece verrucosa PCC 7822 DNA window includes the following coding sequences:
- a CDS encoding DUF5132 domain-containing protein — protein sequence MAFKITDLWANAAEEFGIPGIAAGLGAIVLTPLVIPAVAKVGKPVAKAAIKGSIVLYEKSRGVLAEAGEVFEDLVAEAKVELAEEQTPNSVTVDTPSEAG from the coding sequence ATGGCTTTTAAGATCACAGACTTATGGGCAAATGCAGCCGAAGAATTTGGTATTCCCGGGATTGCGGCCGGACTTGGAGCAATTGTACTGACTCCTTTAGTGATTCCTGCGGTTGCTAAAGTCGGTAAACCCGTTGCTAAAGCGGCAATTAAAGGTTCTATTGTGCTGTATGAAAAGAGTCGAGGCGTACTCGCAGAAGCCGGGGAAGTGTTCGAAGATTTAGTGGCAGAAGCCAAAGTTGAATTGGCAGAAGAACAAACCCCCAATTCGGTTACTGTTGACACCCCTTCCGAAGCCGGTTAA
- a CDS encoding HMA2 domain-containing protein: MAIASYIPKELARDESPKTDRTVTVAHLVSSSPGRIRLRLDKESRQPQNIEQLVNVLKEQLEIYRVRGNPQTGSLTIFYATNHWNFEKIREFLQSLNIAVLTAENKINPHPHQSVAAANVTGFFTDLNKQVREATEGTVDIRFLVPLGFSFLAVRQLLIKGLSLEIIPWYVFAWYAFDSFLKLHYTSDPASKHKILSE, translated from the coding sequence ATGGCAATCGCTAGTTATATTCCCAAAGAATTAGCGAGGGACGAAAGCCCAAAAACTGACAGGACAGTAACGGTTGCTCATCTTGTTAGTTCTTCTCCTGGAAGAATTCGGCTAAGATTAGATAAAGAATCTCGTCAACCCCAAAACATCGAGCAACTGGTTAATGTTCTAAAAGAACAGTTAGAAATTTATCGGGTACGCGGCAATCCTCAGACAGGAAGTCTCACTATATTTTATGCTACTAACCATTGGAATTTTGAAAAAATTAGAGAATTTTTACAAAGTTTAAATATAGCTGTTTTAACGGCTGAAAACAAGATTAATCCTCATCCTCATCAATCAGTTGCAGCCGCTAACGTGACGGGCTTTTTTACAGATTTAAATAAACAAGTCAGAGAAGCCACTGAGGGAACAGTTGATATTAGATTTCTGGTTCCTTTAGGTTTTAGTTTTCTGGCGGTGCGGCAACTGTTGATTAAGGGATTAAGTTTAGAGATTATTCCTTGGTATGTGTTTGCTTGGTATGCTTTTGATAGCTTTCTCAAGTTGCATTATACCAGCGATCCAGCTTCTAAGCACAAAATTCTATCTGAGTAA
- a CDS encoding PilW family protein — MKNFLFILIKIKKIHTPQNSQPLGFSILELLATIVIAGSAVSLLLYLMVEGMTYNQQEQGMSQINKDLKQALNYISEDARKAVYIYNGNELKDRTNSNIQVGTQSGLQDFLPNFGTNVRPILAFWKLEALSNDVLNSLNCDTSFATNTTKLNECKAVKVERRAYTLVVYLQSTDNSSGQWKGESRILRYQLPKYSDLSTLTRTGGYVDPVAESSFQGWPVKADGSNLQSGTLPTTTDPLVDFVANPTTVLDATKVPTCPSNEYVRTPFDDSTKTSDDTFSFFACVKTAENTQGNVFNQDLIIYLKGSPKGKYDTTKFKNSSMAYIKSQVLSRGVVNKLISD; from the coding sequence ATGAAAAATTTTCTCTTCATATTAATTAAAATAAAAAAAATACATACCCCTCAAAATAGTCAGCCCTTGGGATTTAGTATTCTAGAACTTTTAGCAACTATAGTTATTGCCGGTAGTGCGGTATCCCTTTTACTCTATTTAATGGTGGAAGGCATGACCTATAATCAGCAAGAGCAAGGGATGTCTCAAATTAATAAAGACCTCAAACAGGCTTTAAATTATATTTCAGAAGATGCCAGAAAAGCTGTTTATATTTATAATGGCAATGAATTAAAAGATAGAACTAATTCAAATATTCAAGTCGGAACTCAGTCAGGTCTTCAAGATTTTTTACCGAATTTTGGGACTAATGTCCGTCCGATTCTCGCTTTTTGGAAACTGGAAGCTCTTTCTAATGATGTTCTTAATAGTCTTAATTGTGATACATCTTTTGCGACCAATACTACTAAGCTCAATGAATGTAAAGCGGTAAAAGTAGAACGTCGTGCTTACACATTAGTCGTTTATTTACAATCAACAGATAACTCTAGTGGACAGTGGAAAGGAGAATCTCGTATATTACGTTATCAACTTCCTAAATACAGTGATTTGAGTACCCTAACACGAACTGGCGGCTATGTTGATCCTGTGGCTGAAAGTAGCTTTCAAGGTTGGCCTGTTAAAGCCGATGGGAGCAATCTTCAAAGCGGCACTCTCCCAACGACGACAGACCCTCTAGTAGATTTTGTTGCTAATCCGACAACGGTGCTAGATGCAACGAAAGTCCCAACTTGTCCTAGCAATGAATATGTCCGCACACCTTTTGATGATTCTACTAAAACCAGTGATGATACTTTCAGTTTTTTTGCCTGTGTTAAAACGGCAGAGAATACTCAAGGAAACGTTTTTAACCAAGATCTGATTATCTATCTTAAAGGGAGTCCAAAAGGTAAATATGATACAACCAAATTCAAGAATTCCAGCATGGCTTATATTAAATCACAGGTGCTTAGTCGTGGGGTTGTTAACAAGCTTATTTCTGATTAA
- the hpsA gene encoding hormogonium polysaccharide biosynthesis protein HpsA yields MKVKPKIVRQLKNSFIQLLLAIGKLIFKLFSKIPVALFSTMSLGEKWLSKKNSPYRLQEGSNFFKRRENAPYRSQRAKKLPKYLRLRKPFPLALSPKGFVLPTMTMVLLVFSLVVGAILWRTSQYTQEVINDRQAQVIYNSATPAIERAKTKLEFLFKRDYRFPNTVPGASILDQYLLNRNDDNLTTKDQVPRYEESSAYVDIYTLPGETRIDINGDNQVDNAWSYQTDLDGNGTNEQVVYAIIAKNSATESTTSTITLDSSDAKKAKYLVTRTGPLSILNGQTSGVCANTNTALAPQEGWYTINNSSVRKNFQIDAIVINKNPQNKEISALEFQQDRQLDKGNKWGVWFRYDLEAYPGKDFHWNGAMYTGGNYIWGENTDKKYFYINLISSPNSCFYTEDASEIAMTQVEDDKGNILFQGQAINGTPFKDNWQGASNLDIYPGAKQAPRDTPPPDTNNIEFNKTTDSISDNLQTSSSSPYNFSLDPIVLFTEDISKSRYTTDPTNVAARATDWTTNSLSKRIINKLVSKPYVDDTYRADNRWGPKPNYTTEIPIPSAAKFGTTIDNYIDTLTKNDPPTELPADVGLDGYWERRARAQGLRILVGQRLELGNTNGWQGKNLSTFGTTSSKPTEIGDPLYPPPLVNPTKSSEANPLTNLARQRRTLRDNVAAVQSTLVYHNASQSGLFPVATIASTVHNGSVALRNKSRTFDTLSAISSWPNLETDFLTGKGTNGWEFNAPGNVTTAADFKALIDDTTDPLRIALTNLAYFAGDPDGAFPPKQEAATTPASKITHPYPYLTMWGDFSNLRRVISLLDGSTSYNNLSPADQTTLHTAAATLGLLAYNLDNYVEVSGMDGGSASQVKALGEHMWQLIDGNTSNGEVTTLLNLTPPSNASLIDLANFYLSLTPDQYISALMADNGLGSDAQKQDTLARASALITELQIDRDRTLGFIGTSTTGEWSPWYAGVYGNGVNDIVFSQTIPPSTNSNGKDLTQLVALSCDPNIFSDALGNGSGLESKKLGLALALCPRQAVPKYPSLFYLFPKNNHDHTGINPGTDSLEDNQPATEEYIADTYISSINSGKTYKQVKDGTANDFSAIALQPRQLANWVLPKTTTDTGTDNTITGTALSTSPVYTAFLDKAFYDGRQLMQIRALDVDLNLLKTNQINSESWLTKSGIIYAFREDALREDGIARPASAAWSNCDTESELQSSTCRMDVNGLKDPPVNSKNGISTKPVDFYADPDRRPYGFRLKNGSDLSRTETKAGISFISDNTIYIQGNFNLHQNSSGTKLQEFTQALTSDWSNFYTRGNTGQGTLDSNFATQSGDRWRVAEILGDAVSILTNNFCDGTFEDGMLNTNGSDCSSTNSRNSSYLNSVLALATSGKTAADWKREKPTDISPYQSSIYINRNADIVLSDGSIFTSYRGVNAARTDNNANSGQIVNVILINALVPSRQYQSYGGLHNFPRLLQNWTGQNLEIAGAFFQLNFSTSATASWDQEAWEPGSTPSTGESKQFYEPPNRLWGYDIALQYSNPSPIASRFINVGTPRNEFYDQPQADDPYIMLLRCAKVNSKRVDSNLTDSQCTL; encoded by the coding sequence ATGAAAGTAAAACCCAAAATTGTTCGTCAACTAAAAAATTCTTTTATTCAGCTTCTCTTGGCCATAGGAAAGCTGATTTTCAAGCTTTTTAGCAAAATTCCCGTCGCGCTCTTTTCCACGATGTCGCTAGGGGAGAAATGGTTGAGCAAAAAAAACTCACCCTATAGACTCCAAGAGGGCAGTAATTTCTTTAAAAGGAGGGAAAATGCCCCCTATCGCTCCCAAAGGGCGAAAAAGTTGCCGAAATATTTGAGATTGAGAAAACCATTTCCCTTGGCTTTATCTCCCAAAGGCTTTGTCTTACCCACGATGACGATGGTGTTATTGGTATTCTCTTTAGTAGTTGGGGCTATCCTCTGGCGAACCTCTCAATATACTCAGGAAGTGATCAATGACCGCCAAGCACAAGTAATCTACAACAGTGCCACCCCAGCCATTGAAAGGGCTAAAACCAAACTAGAATTTCTCTTTAAACGAGATTATCGCTTTCCTAACACGGTTCCTGGGGCTAGTATATTAGACCAGTATCTCCTCAATCGTAACGATGATAACTTAACCACCAAAGATCAAGTCCCTCGTTATGAAGAAAGTAGCGCGTATGTAGATATTTATACTTTACCTGGCGAAACTCGCATTGATATTAACGGAGATAACCAAGTAGATAATGCTTGGTCTTATCAAACGGATTTAGATGGAAATGGTACTAATGAACAGGTCGTTTATGCAATCATCGCCAAGAATTCGGCCACTGAAAGCACTACAAGCACAATAACCCTTGATAGTAGCGACGCGAAAAAAGCCAAATATTTAGTCACCCGCACAGGGCCTTTAAGTATCCTCAATGGACAAACTTCGGGAGTCTGTGCCAATACCAATACAGCACTTGCCCCCCAAGAAGGATGGTATACCATCAATAACTCCTCGGTCCGTAAAAATTTTCAAATTGATGCCATAGTAATCAATAAGAATCCCCAGAACAAAGAGATCTCCGCTTTAGAGTTTCAACAAGACAGACAACTCGACAAAGGGAATAAATGGGGCGTTTGGTTTCGATATGATTTAGAAGCTTATCCAGGTAAAGATTTTCACTGGAACGGAGCTATGTATACCGGTGGCAATTACATCTGGGGGGAAAATACTGATAAAAAATACTTTTATATCAATTTAATCAGTTCTCCGAATTCGTGTTTTTATACCGAAGATGCCTCAGAAATCGCCATGACTCAAGTGGAAGATGATAAAGGAAACATCCTCTTTCAGGGCCAGGCCATTAACGGCACTCCCTTTAAGGATAACTGGCAAGGAGCCTCAAATCTGGATATCTATCCAGGAGCGAAACAAGCGCCTCGTGATACTCCTCCTCCAGATACCAACAACATAGAATTTAACAAAACCACTGACTCCATTAGCGACAATCTACAAACCTCCTCTTCTTCGCCCTATAATTTTAGTCTCGATCCGATCGTGTTGTTTACCGAAGATATCTCTAAATCAAGATATACCACTGATCCCACTAATGTGGCGGCGCGAGCAACAGACTGGACAACGAATTCTCTATCCAAACGGATCATTAATAAGCTAGTCAGTAAACCCTATGTTGATGATACCTATCGGGCAGATAATCGCTGGGGACCGAAACCCAATTATACGACAGAGATCCCAATTCCTAGTGCCGCCAAATTTGGCACAACCATTGATAATTATATCGATACGCTGACCAAAAACGACCCCCCGACAGAATTACCCGCAGATGTGGGTTTAGATGGTTACTGGGAGCGTCGTGCTAGAGCGCAAGGACTCCGAATTCTCGTCGGACAACGGCTAGAACTGGGAAACACCAACGGTTGGCAAGGGAAAAACCTTAGCACCTTTGGCACCACCTCCTCTAAACCCACAGAAATCGGCGATCCTCTCTATCCTCCTCCTCTGGTGAATCCTACAAAGTCTTCAGAGGCTAATCCTTTAACAAACTTAGCGCGGCAGCGACGCACCTTAAGGGATAATGTGGCGGCAGTTCAGTCAACCTTGGTTTATCATAATGCCAGCCAAAGCGGCTTATTTCCGGTGGCCACTATTGCTAGTACCGTTCATAATGGCAGCGTTGCCCTACGAAACAAGAGTAGAACCTTTGACACACTGAGCGCGATCTCTTCATGGCCAAACCTTGAGACTGACTTTCTCACAGGGAAGGGAACCAATGGCTGGGAATTTAATGCTCCTGGAAATGTGACCACAGCAGCAGATTTTAAAGCCCTAATTGACGACACCACTGATCCTCTGCGAATTGCCCTCACCAATTTAGCCTATTTTGCCGGTGATCCAGATGGGGCATTTCCGCCTAAACAAGAAGCCGCCACGACTCCAGCTAGTAAAATTACTCATCCTTATCCTTATCTCACCATGTGGGGAGACTTTTCTAATCTACGACGGGTGATTAGTTTATTGGATGGTAGCACCAGCTACAATAATCTCAGCCCTGCGGATCAGACCACATTGCACACAGCCGCCGCTACCTTGGGACTGTTAGCTTACAACCTCGATAACTATGTTGAAGTATCGGGTATGGATGGTGGATCAGCTAGTCAAGTCAAGGCCCTTGGTGAGCATATGTGGCAGTTGATCGATGGAAATACCTCTAATGGAGAAGTGACGACTCTCCTAAACCTCACTCCTCCCTCTAATGCTAGTTTAATTGATTTAGCTAACTTTTATCTGAGTCTTACTCCAGACCAGTATATTAGTGCCCTGATGGCAGATAATGGCTTAGGAAGTGATGCACAAAAACAAGATACACTAGCACGGGCTAGTGCTTTAATAACAGAACTACAAATCGATCGGGACCGCACCCTGGGTTTTATTGGTACCTCTACTACAGGTGAGTGGAGTCCTTGGTACGCCGGAGTTTATGGTAACGGTGTTAATGATATCGTCTTCTCTCAAACAATCCCTCCTTCGACAAACTCTAACGGTAAGGACCTCACACAATTAGTCGCACTCTCTTGTGACCCTAACATTTTCTCAGACGCTCTAGGTAACGGTAGCGGATTAGAAAGCAAAAAACTGGGATTGGCTCTAGCTTTGTGCCCGAGACAAGCAGTGCCTAAATATCCTTCTTTGTTCTACTTATTCCCGAAAAATAATCACGATCATACCGGCATCAATCCAGGCACTGACTCGCTCGAGGATAACCAACCAGCTACCGAAGAATACATTGCTGATACTTATATCTCAAGCATTAATTCTGGCAAAACCTACAAGCAAGTAAAAGATGGTACAGCTAATGATTTTTCGGCGATTGCTCTCCAACCCAGACAACTAGCCAATTGGGTACTTCCAAAAACCACAACTGACACAGGCACAGACAATACAATCACAGGTACTGCCCTAAGCACAAGCCCTGTTTACACTGCCTTCTTAGACAAAGCCTTCTATGATGGTCGGCAGTTAATGCAGATTCGCGCTCTTGATGTGGATTTGAATTTACTCAAAACCAACCAAATTAACTCAGAAAGTTGGCTAACCAAGAGTGGAATTATTTATGCCTTCCGAGAAGATGCCTTGCGCGAAGATGGAATCGCCAGACCGGCCAGTGCTGCCTGGAGCAACTGTGATACTGAGAGCGAGTTACAAAGTTCTACCTGTCGGATGGATGTCAACGGGCTTAAAGACCCCCCAGTAAATAGCAAAAATGGCATTAGTACCAAACCTGTAGATTTTTATGCTGATCCTGATCGTCGTCCTTATGGTTTTCGCCTTAAAAATGGCTCTGACTTAAGTCGAACAGAAACCAAAGCCGGCATTTCTTTTATTAGCGATAATACGATTTACATACAGGGGAATTTTAATCTACACCAAAATAGTAGTGGTACAAAACTCCAAGAATTTACCCAAGCTCTTACTAGCGATTGGAGCAACTTTTACACTCGAGGCAATACCGGTCAAGGGACTTTAGATAGTAACTTTGCTACACAAAGTGGTGATCGCTGGCGAGTCGCAGAAATCCTCGGAGATGCAGTCAGCATTCTCACTAATAACTTTTGTGATGGAACCTTTGAGGACGGAATGCTAAACACCAATGGGAGTGATTGTAGTAGCACTAATTCCCGAAATTCCTCTTATCTCAATAGCGTTTTAGCTTTAGCGACTAGTGGCAAGACGGCGGCTGACTGGAAACGAGAAAAACCCACTGATATTTCTCCTTATCAGTCTTCTATTTATATCAATCGCAATGCAGATATCGTTCTCAGTGATGGTAGTATCTTTACGAGCTATCGAGGTGTTAATGCGGCTCGTACTGACAATAACGCTAATAGCGGACAAATTGTTAACGTCATTTTAATTAATGCCCTAGTGCCTTCTCGTCAATATCAATCTTACGGGGGATTACATAATTTTCCCCGCCTTCTCCAAAATTGGACGGGTCAAAATCTAGAGATTGCCGGGGCCTTTTTCCAACTCAACTTTAGCACCTCGGCCACGGCCTCTTGGGACCAAGAAGCCTGGGAACCTGGTAGTACCCCTAGCACAGGTGAATCTAAACAATTTTACGAACCTCCTAATCGCCTTTGGGGTTATGATATTGCCCTTCAATATTCTAATCCTTCTCCGATTGCTAGTCGTTTCATCAATGTGGGTACTCCTCGTAACGAGTTTTACGACCAACCTCAAGCTGATGATCCCTATATCATGCTTTTACGCTGTGCCAAGGTTAATAGTAAGCGCGTCGATTCCAATTTAACTGATAGTCAATGTACTCTCTAA
- a CDS encoding DUF4164 family protein, whose amino-acid sequence MSESPVTVTYSLENILTRVEEKIERQFEDVNRKIDKFEERIHEKIDRIDDRLNEKIDRFDQNINEKIDKLDERLNEKIERFDQRLNNLEIGQAEIKGDIKALDEKIQGLSKRLETQEWINRGLLITLIVVILGGLALGFRWVSNP is encoded by the coding sequence ATGAGCGAATCCCCCGTTACTGTTACTTATTCATTAGAGAATATCTTAACTAGAGTCGAAGAAAAAATAGAGCGGCAATTTGAGGATGTCAATCGGAAAATAGACAAATTTGAGGAGCGAATCCACGAAAAAATAGACAGGATTGATGATCGCCTGAACGAAAAAATCGATAGATTTGATCAGAATATTAATGAAAAAATCGATAAATTAGATGAGCGGCTGAACGAAAAAATCGAAAGATTTGATCAGCGTCTAAACAATTTAGAAATTGGGCAAGCCGAAATTAAGGGAGACATTAAAGCCTTAGATGAGAAAATACAGGGATTAAGTAAACGCTTAGAAACTCAAGAATGGATCAATCGAGGGCTTTTAATTACTTTAATAGTTGTTATCCTTGGCGGCTTGGCCCTTGGGTTTCGCTGGGTGAGTAATCCTTAA
- a CDS encoding prepilin-type N-terminal cleavage/methylation domain-containing protein: MIKKFLILKNAQAGMSLVEILVVVMIMGILAAISAPNFFNFFSQQKLTKLNENVELLMRQVQNQSQREKVNYTLEFQVATNKDFQYKIYQGVPSATNTTTWKSLSDQPENLTVSLTQGKNITFNSNGTINSSGELQVNEKIVVSLANLNPPSKRCVIVQSLLGSLSNGKNTECN; the protein is encoded by the coding sequence ATGATTAAAAAATTTTTGATCCTCAAAAACGCCCAAGCGGGAATGTCTTTAGTAGAAATTTTAGTCGTCGTTATGATTATGGGGATTTTAGCGGCGATTTCTGCACCCAATTTTTTTAATTTTTTCAGCCAACAAAAACTAACTAAACTGAATGAAAATGTTGAACTCTTAATGCGGCAGGTACAAAATCAATCTCAACGAGAAAAAGTTAATTATACGCTGGAGTTTCAGGTAGCTACTAACAAGGACTTCCAATACAAAATTTATCAAGGTGTGCCTTCTGCTACTAATACTACTACCTGGAAATCTCTGTCAGATCAACCAGAGAATCTAACAGTATCCCTAACCCAAGGCAAAAATATTACTTTTAATTCTAATGGAACAATTAATTCGAGTGGAGAGTTACAAGTCAATGAGAAAATTGTTGTTTCTCTGGCTAACTTAAATCCGCCTTCTAAACGATGTGTGATCGTGCAAAGTTTACTGGGTTCATTAAGCAATGGAAAAAATACCGAGTGTAATTAA
- a CDS encoding lecithin retinol acyltransferase family protein, which translates to MGKNGFYLNPGDHIYYPCGFHFHHGIYCGDIYYQNRHYKNIVIHFESKSKRGQIAKVPYEKFSRHQKIYVVQYKEGTCYKPDQVIERAINKLGEPNYNLFGNNCEHFAHWCKTGKKISAQVNQAVDVAARLGVGLLGGLATSILLPIAIPETLEISLVMATGYAGVHLGKSLTQIFMDLPDYQKI; encoded by the coding sequence ATGGGAAAAAATGGCTTTTACCTCAACCCGGGTGATCATATTTATTATCCATGCGGATTTCACTTTCATCATGGGATATATTGTGGCGACATCTATTATCAAAATAGACATTACAAAAATATTGTTATCCATTTTGAAAGTAAATCAAAAAGGGGACAAATAGCCAAAGTACCTTATGAGAAATTTTCTCGCCATCAAAAAATCTATGTTGTTCAATATAAGGAAGGCACTTGTTATAAGCCTGACCAAGTTATTGAAAGAGCCATCAATAAATTAGGCGAACCTAATTATAATCTTTTTGGCAATAATTGTGAACACTTTGCCCATTGGTGTAAAACGGGTAAAAAAATCTCGGCTCAAGTTAATCAGGCGGTTGATGTTGCAGCCCGTTTAGGAGTGGGTTTACTAGGAGGATTGGCCACCAGTATCTTATTACCTATTGCTATTCCTGAAACGCTTGAAATTAGTTTAGTGATGGCCACAGGCTATGCAGGTGTACATTTAGGAAAATCTTTAACTCAAATCTTTATGGATTTACCGGATTATCAAAAAATTTAA
- a CDS encoding M48 family metallopeptidase: MENEENSLKKPSDSHLIPENTQINSEKADNSTTNPEENPSKRQWRNAEGAASKRKMKPPSKIRLWGIMLATPIAVFWVFYWTLKWLMNLVNFISVKIQNLGNRELINIYEISPISAGIFLIILGIIAPFLLEAILKYTYHPSPFSLSKLAEKSPLSGKLLQQYAQKRSIPLPSLKLLSTSYPVVLTYGNHPRNTCIVISEGLLNQLTNEEIATIYGTQLGHLINKDVILMSALAALLQLPYCLYSCSARAANQVKLPILPQILGFLSTVCYGIYQFWRLPALWLSRQRMIDSDHGSIQLTQNPNALCRALLKISIGISQNIEQQGYIPPLLDSFSFLLPLEPRQVMSLGSLAANIPYESVLHWDCTNPYRHWLSLLDSHPLLGERLYLLGRYAKFWNLDTELELNEYRPSWQTKSELWGKLAKSYQALPILAAAFLYALGFGVILRILFWLIGKYSHQLDLKSLSWLDTAYPVLNAWGVWLWIIGIIIGIFLFSDHHPHIFAGVIFLKIFMSLIQYWSRGRLIWFDSIDPLFNACCLIILSFSLIIWLNRYFPDPKKTPLLTDPSVADLLSDSEAVPAQAKLVRISGILLGYPKINQWLGQELILQTTTGLIKLKFMGLIGNIIPWYLYPKPLIKKPVTVQGWFRRGSIPVIEIETLKPIRGKTLRSGATHFIFLLIVISALWGTHLIRTH, from the coding sequence ATGGAAAATGAAGAAAATAGCTTAAAAAAACCGAGTGATTCCCATTTAATTCCTGAAAATACTCAAATAAACTCAGAAAAGGCTGATAATTCCACCACCAATCCCGAGGAAAACCCCTCTAAACGTCAGTGGCGTAACGCAGAAGGGGCAGCATCAAAACGAAAGATGAAACCCCCCTCAAAAATAAGATTATGGGGCATAATGTTAGCCACGCCAATTGCTGTTTTTTGGGTCTTCTATTGGACGCTAAAATGGTTGATGAACCTGGTTAATTTTATCTCAGTAAAAATACAGAATTTAGGAAATAGAGAGTTAATTAATATCTACGAGATCTCACCGATAAGCGCCGGAATTTTCTTGATCATTTTGGGAATTATTGCTCCCTTTTTACTGGAGGCAATCCTAAAATATACTTATCATCCCTCTCCTTTCTCCCTCAGTAAATTAGCCGAAAAATCCCCGTTATCGGGGAAATTATTGCAACAATATGCCCAAAAGCGGAGTATTCCTCTACCCTCTTTAAAGCTATTATCCACCTCTTATCCAGTGGTCCTCACCTATGGCAATCATCCTCGTAATACTTGTATCGTCATCAGTGAAGGATTGTTAAACCAATTGACTAATGAAGAAATCGCCACAATTTACGGCACTCAGTTAGGACATCTCATCAACAAAGATGTAATTTTAATGTCTGCCCTAGCCGCCCTACTACAGCTTCCTTATTGCCTGTATTCTTGTAGTGCTAGAGCCGCTAATCAAGTTAAATTGCCGATTTTGCCGCAAATATTAGGGTTTTTAAGCACAGTTTGCTACGGAATTTATCAGTTTTGGCGTTTACCCGCCTTATGGTTATCTCGACAGAGAATGATCGATAGTGATCACGGGTCAATCCAATTAACACAGAATCCTAATGCCCTCTGTCGTGCCTTATTAAAAATCAGTATCGGTATTAGTCAAAACATTGAACAGCAAGGTTACATACCACCCCTTCTAGACAGTTTTAGCTTTCTGCTGCCGCTAGAACCCCGGCAAGTCATGAGTCTGGGAAGTTTAGCGGCGAATATTCCCTATGAATCTGTTCTCCATTGGGACTGTACTAACCCTTATCGTCATTGGTTATCATTATTAGATTCCCATCCACTCCTCGGAGAACGTTTATACTTACTAGGACGCTATGCCAAATTCTGGAATTTAGACACAGAATTAGAATTAAACGAGTATCGCCCCTCATGGCAGACTAAAAGTGAATTGTGGGGAAAACTCGCCAAAAGTTATCAAGCCTTACCCATTTTAGCGGCTGCCTTTCTCTATGCTTTAGGTTTTGGCGTAATATTGAGGATTCTATTTTGGCTAATAGGAAAATACAGTCATCAGCTTGATCTTAAATCCCTGAGTTGGTTAGATACCGCTTATCCTGTGCTAAATGCTTGGGGGGTTTGGCTATGGATTATCGGTATAATAATAGGGATATTCTTATTTAGCGATCACCATCCTCATATTTTTGCCGGGGTAATCTTTCTGAAAATCTTCATGTCACTCATACAATATTGGAGTCGAGGAAGGTTAATCTGGTTCGATAGTATCGATCCATTATTTAATGCTTGTTGTTTAATCATTTTAAGTTTTAGCCTCATTATCTGGCTCAATCGCTACTTTCCTGACCCCAAAAAGACACCCCTATTAACAGATCCCAGTGTAGCCGATCTCTTAAGTGATAGTGAAGCCGTACCCGCTCAAGCAAAATTGGTTAGAATATCCGGTATCCTCTTAGGATATCCAAAAATTAATCAGTGGTTAGGGCAAGAATTAATCTTACAAACCACTACAGGCTTAATCAAGCTTAAATTTATGGGCTTAATTGGTAATATTATCCCTTGGTACTTATATCCCAAACCCTTAATCAAAAAACCCGTCACCGTACAAGGTTGGTTTCGTCGCGGTAGCATTCCCGTCATAGAAATTGAAACCTTAAAACCCATCAGAGGAAAAACCCTTCGTAGTGGGGCAACTCATTTTATCTTTCTCTTAATTGTTATCAGTGCCCTTTGGGGTACTCATTTAATTAGAACCCACTAA